A window from Salvia miltiorrhiza cultivar Shanhuang (shh) chromosome 2, IMPLAD_Smil_shh, whole genome shotgun sequence encodes these proteins:
- the LOC131011166 gene encoding uncharacterized protein LOC131011166: protein MSKSSAKPPTFVTAAVVAEDYADSPVHYAVATGDHATLTKIVASLPKLHAANTIHTEPESIAEERLADQISAVLDRRDNPLKETPLHVAVRLNDVKAARILAAAGAKISLHNSSGWDALQEALLRRCREIAPILVHHGHLYTQYTWRRRLPRIVGGLRRMRDFYMEISFHFESSIIPFIDRVAPSDTYRIWKRAGNLRTDATLAGFDGLNFKRRNNSYLFLNDVDRPDVPRGCLLVVKHDKKQVLVAEYDKKIGTPLSKEQIAKDCNATSVSRPSVDVSKAQLVACKNWRRQDRAENVGKWKSRVYEMHNVVLTLRECKLPAAGEPPGEESQKAQEPAFKKNLRPMLWLTEQFPLETEELHRLLDILSKKLTAVKRMREVLLTTFPPRTFPVKISIPVVPTVRVVITFTKFIELQAAEEDFHTPPSSPGHDDDDDYSSDVVFSSPSSKKESSSSSGGADQMDPFEIPSGYTWMKAY, encoded by the exons ATGTCCAAGTCATCAGCGAAGCCCCCGACATTCGTGACCGCCGCCGTGGTGGCAGAAGACTACGCCGACAGCCCCGTCCACTACGCGGTGGCCACAGGCGATCACGCCACCCTAACGAAGATCGTGGCCTCCCTGCCCAAACTCCACGCGGCCAACACCATCCACACCGAACCCGAATCCATCGCGGAGGAGCGCCTCGCCGATCAAATCTCCGCCGTCCTCGACCGCCGCGACAACCCCCTCAAGGAGACCCCGCTCCACGTCGCCGTCCGCCTGAACGACGTGAAAGCCGCTCGCATCCTGGCCGCCGCGGGGGCCAAAATCTCCCTCCATAACTCCTCCGGGTGGGACGCCCTCCAGGAGGCCCTCCTCCGGCGCTGCCGCGAGATCGCCCCGATCCTCGTCCACCACGGCCACCTCTACACCCAATACAcgtggcggcggcggctccCGCGCATCGTGGGCGGGCTCCGCCGCATGCGCGACTTCTACATGGAGATCTCGTTCCACTTCGAGAGCTCCATCATCCCCTTCATCGACCGCGTGGCCCCCTCCGACACCTACCGCATCTGGAAGCGCGCCGGGAACCTCCGCACCGACGCCACCCTCGCCGGCTTCGACGGGCTCAACTTCAAGCGCCGCAACAACAGCTACCTCTTCCTGAACGACGTGGACCGCCCCGACGTGCCGCGGGGATGCCTCCTGGTGGTGAAGCACGACAAGAAGCAGGTCCTCGTGGCCGAGTACGACAAGAAGATCGGAACGCCGCTCAGCAAGGAGCAGATCGCAAAGGATTGCAACGCCACCAGCGTCTCCCGCCCCAGCGTCGACGTCTCCAAGGCGCAGCTCGTCGCCTGCAAGAACTGGCGACGCCAGGATAGGGCCGAGAACGTCGGGAAGTGGAAGTCTAGGGTTTACGAGATGCACAACGTGGTGCTCACGCTGCGCGAGTGCAAGCTGCCGGCGGCCGGGGAGCCGCCAGGTGAGGAATCGCAGAAGGCGCAGGAGCCTGCGTTCAAGAAGAATCTGCGGCCGATGCTGTGGCTCACGGAGCAATTCCCGTTGGAGACGGAGGAGCTGCACCGCTTGTTGGATATTCTGTCCAAGAAGCTTACCGCCGTTAAACGGATGAGGGAGGTGCTGCTCACCACCTTCCCGCCTAGGACTTTTCCGGTCAAG ATATCGATACCTGTGGTTCCGACAGTGAGAGTGGTGATAACATTCACGAAATTCATAGAGCTACAAGCGGCTGAGGAAGATTTCCACACTCCGCCGTCAAGTCCAGGGCATGACGACGACGATGATTACAGCAGTGACGTGGTGTTCTCATCACCGTCGTCCAAGAAAGAGAGCAGTAGTAGTAGTGGCGGCGCTGACCAAATGGATCCCTTTGAGATTCCAAGTGGGTATACTTGGATGAAAGCTTATTGA